A genomic stretch from Thermodesulfobacteriota bacterium includes:
- a CDS encoding site-2 protease family protein gives MLEFLQKILLMAPPLLLALTAHECAHAWVASRLGDPTAKMMGRITLNPIKHLDPLGTLALFLSGMFGWAKPVPVNPRHFKDPAKGMMYVSLAGPATNLFLAAVFTLVYKLLIALAPPAGVEVSGLYDPLFRMVVIGIYMNVALAVFNMIPVPPLDGSKVLASFLPPDKALAFSRIEPYGFLILLTLIFTGVIHAVFYPIVMVAFNFLTGGVI, from the coding sequence ATGCTGGAATTCTTGCAAAAAATCCTTCTTATGGCCCCGCCTCTTCTCCTGGCGCTGACCGCCCACGAGTGCGCCCACGCCTGGGTGGCATCAAGGCTCGGCGACCCCACGGCGAAGATGATGGGCCGGATTACGCTTAATCCAATAAAGCACCTGGACCCGCTCGGGACGCTGGCCCTTTTCCTCTCCGGGATGTTCGGATGGGCAAAGCCCGTGCCGGTAAACCCGCGTCACTTCAAGGACCCGGCTAAGGGCATGATGTACGTCTCTCTGGCCGGGCCGGCGACGAACCTCTTCCTCGCTGCCGTCTTTACGCTCGTCTATAAGCTCTTAATCGCCCTGGCGCCGCCGGCGGGGGTGGAGGTCTCCGGCCTGTACGACCCGCTCTTCCGGATGGTAGTGATAGGCATATACATGAACGTCGCGCTCGCCGTCTTCAATATGATCCCCGTGCCGCCGCTTGACGGGAGCAAGGTGCTCGCAAGTTTCCTGCCCCCGGACAAGGCCCTTGCGTTTTCGAGGATCGAGCCGTACGGCTTCCTGATACTCCTGACCCTTATCTTTACCGGTGTGATCCATGCCGTGTTTTACCCCATTGTCATGGTTGCCTTTAATTTTCTTACCGGGGGCGTCATCTGA